A window from Lachnoanaerobaculum umeaense encodes these proteins:
- a CDS encoding adenosylcobinamide-GDP ribazoletransferase yields MIDILKSMAITFAMYSKLPVRSFNWEKENMKYCLLFLPMVGLVEGIFLIIFYIFFYKLKVNHILVAAFLTVLPILYTGGIHMDGFLDTMDALGSNQDKQKKLAILKDSNSGAFAITGGLVYILLYFAAMLSLNNITKIYILAISYILIRAYSALSLIVFKNARGSGLAFAFSDNSLIYTNRVVLLIFIVISSVAMIIVNVNYGLLCVIATYLVFLYYRVKSFEEFGGITGDLAGYFLQLAELVVVLVLALAP; encoded by the coding sequence ATGATAGATATATTAAAGTCAATGGCAATCACCTTTGCCATGTATTCAAAACTTCCTGTAAGAAGTTTTAATTGGGAAAAAGAAAATATGAAATATTGCCTTTTATTCTTGCCAATGGTAGGTTTGGTAGAAGGGATTTTTTTGATTATATTTTATATATTTTTTTATAAACTTAAAGTCAATCATATATTAGTTGCAGCATTCCTCACTGTGCTTCCTATTTTATATACAGGTGGCATACATATGGACGGATTTTTGGACACAATGGATGCTCTTGGATCAAATCAGGATAAACAAAAAAAGCTCGCTATACTAAAGGATTCAAACTCCGGGGCATTTGCTATAACCGGTGGTTTGGTATATATATTATTGTATTTTGCAGCAATGCTCTCCCTTAATAACATCACAAAAATATATATACTTGCTATTTCATACATTCTCATAAGAGCCTACAGTGCATTATCCCTGATAGTTTTTAAAAATGCCAGAGGGAGCGGACTGGCTTTCGCATTCTCTGACAATAGCTTGATATATACAAATAGAGTAGTATTACTTATTTTTATTGTAATCAGTAGTGTAGCTATGATTATAGTAAATGTGAATTATGGTTTATTATGTGTAATTGCCACATATTTAGTTTTTTTATATTATAGAGTGAAATCTTTTGAAGAATTTGGGGGTATTACAGGTGATTTGGCAGGGTACTTTTTGCAACTGGCTGAGCTGGTTGTTGTTTTAGTGCTTGCACTTGCACCTTAA
- the cbiB gene encoding adenosylcobinamide-phosphate synthase CbiB, translated as MIHYFAFVCGFILDFFFRDIHKLPHLVRFIGSSISGLEFFLRKAFKSRLGQLFSGFLIVIFNILIWGFLAYFIDIFIYRINYILGFIIETFLFFQIFAKASLKYESMKVYNALKFGDIDSSRKALSMIVGRDTENLDFEQITKAVIETVAENMSDGIVAPWLYATLGSVISLFYNMEFLWLILVLPVIYKTINTMDSMIGYKSEKYIYIGKTAARLDDIVNFLPARFSAFTLLFVIFFISIVKSEFKIFTKSVKAFCKYRYIHSSPNAGQTESVIAGFFDTKLLGDAFYFGKLVKKRSIGDGQTKVNTEDIIVINNITYLAYVVLLIINLIIGGIACFIL; from the coding sequence ATGATTCATTATTTTGCATTTGTTTGTGGTTTTATATTAGATTTCTTTTTTAGAGATATTCATAAACTTCCACATCTTGTAAGATTTATTGGAAGCAGTATTTCAGGTCTTGAATTTTTTTTAAGAAAAGCTTTTAAATCAAGACTAGGACAATTATTCTCAGGTTTTCTTATTGTAATTTTCAATATTTTAATTTGGGGATTTTTGGCATATTTTATTGATATATTTATATACAGAATAAATTATATTTTGGGCTTCATAATCGAAACTTTTCTATTCTTTCAAATATTTGCAAAGGCTTCTTTAAAATATGAAAGTATGAAAGTATATAATGCCTTAAAGTTTGGAGATATAGACAGCTCAAGAAAAGCTCTTTCTATGATTGTCGGAAGAGATACTGAAAATTTGGATTTTGAACAAATTACAAAAGCTGTTATAGAAACTGTAGCTGAAAATATGTCTGACGGTATTGTAGCACCTTGGCTTTACGCTACTTTGGGAAGTGTTATATCTCTTTTTTATAATATGGAGTTTTTATGGCTGATTTTAGTATTACCTGTTATATATAAAACTATAAATACAATGGATTCTATGATAGGATACAAAAGTGAAAAGTATATTTATATAGGAAAGACGGCAGCCAGACTTGATGATATTGTAAATTTTTTGCCGGCACGATTCTCAGCATTTACACTGCTTTTTGTGATATTCTTTATTTCTATAGTAAAATCTGAATTCAAAATATTTACAAAATCTGTAAAAGCTTTTTGTAAATATAGATATATTCACTCCAGTCCAAATGCAGGTCAAACTGAGAGTGTTATTGCCGGTTTTTTTGATACAAAGTTACTTGGTGATGCTTTTTACTTTGGTAAACTGGTAAAAAAGAGAAGTATTGGAGATGGTCAGACAAAGGTAAATACCGAGGATATCATAGTTATAAACAATATTACATATCTGGCCTATGTAGTATTACTGATAATTAATTTAATAATTGGGGGCATAGCATGCTTTATTTTATAG
- the cobM gene encoding precorrin-4 C(11)-methyltransferase: MLYFIGAGAGDPELLTIKGKRIIDSSDVIIYTGSLVNKDLFNDIKKSAELINSAYLNLDEVLKIIFESNEKGLSIARVHTGDPSMYGAIREQMVALDMAGIEYEVIPGVSSVFAGAAALKREFTLPGITQTLILTRMAGRTPVPESESIENLAKIQASMAIFLSIASIDELTKKLMTSYSEDTPAAVVYKASWEDQKIIISTLKNIAKEVKEADINKTALVYVGRFLADEFELSKLYDKNFSHEFREAKNAWR, encoded by the coding sequence ATGCTTTATTTTATAGGTGCAGGTGCAGGAGATCCGGAGCTTTTAACTATTAAAGGTAAAAGAATAATTGACAGCTCTGATGTTATCATTTATACAGGTTCTCTTGTAAACAAGGATTTATTCAATGATATAAAAAAAAGTGCAGAACTTATTAATTCTGCTTATCTAAATTTGGATGAAGTATTAAAAATTATATTTGAATCAAATGAAAAGGGACTAAGCATAGCCAGAGTACATACCGGTGACCCGTCTATGTATGGAGCTATAAGAGAACAGATGGTGGCTCTTGATATGGCAGGTATTGAATATGAGGTGATACCGGGAGTAAGCTCTGTCTTTGCCGGTGCAGCTGCATTAAAGAGAGAATTTACTTTGCCGGGTATTACACAAACTCTAATACTAACTAGAATGGCAGGGAGAACTCCTGTGCCGGAATCCGAAAGTATTGAAAATCTTGCAAAAATACAGGCAAGTATGGCTATATTCTTAAGTATTGCAAGTATTGATGAACTTACTAAGAAGTTGATGACCTCATATTCTGAGGACACTCCGGCAGCTGTAGTATATAAGGCCAGTTGGGAAGATCAAAAAATTATAATATCTACACTTAAAAATATTGCAAAAGAAGTAAAAGAAGCAGATATCAATAAAACTGCTCTTGTATATGTAGGCAGATTTCTGGCAGATGAATTTGAATTAAGTAAGCTTTATGATAAAAACTTCAGCCATGAGTTTAGAGAGGCAAAAAATGCATGGAGGTAG
- a CDS encoding pyridoxal phosphate-dependent aminotransferase: MHGGRILEYSKDGKNLIDFSASINPYGLDNNLKEILKESISLLIHYPNENFDEIKALISQKHGVDKYSIYIGNGANSIIFRLFQTFGKGINICIPVPSFESYRLAAESVDGNIIYYNMPNFKIKEDIFDILSDDIDVLVLTNPNNPTGFMVDDSLLCRIIGHCRSRNIFVLLDECFLEFLVDGEKSSQIKNLLAFNNIAMLRSLTKLYAFPGLRFGYLITNNSHIIRKLEKLTPSWDINTLALVAAKYSLSQNMVNVIDGIQEEKSILEINLRSIGITVFPSLANFILCKYNKNLSDDLLKEGIIVRDCSDFIGLDNTYFRVGVRTKAENLILFEAIKKLVKEQNI, encoded by the coding sequence ATGCATGGAGGTAGAATTTTAGAATATTCTAAAGATGGTAAAAACCTTATTGACTTTTCTGCAAGTATAAATCCGTATGGACTTGATAATAATCTAAAAGAGATATTAAAAGAGTCTATTTCACTTCTGATTCATTATCCTAATGAAAATTTTGATGAGATAAAGGCATTAATAAGTCAAAAACATGGTGTAGATAAATACAGTATATATATTGGGAATGGTGCCAACAGTATTATTTTTAGATTATTCCAAACCTTCGGTAAAGGGATTAATATCTGTATACCTGTACCAAGTTTTGAATCCTATAGGTTAGCAGCTGAATCAGTAGATGGCAATATTATATACTATAATATGCCAAATTTTAAGATAAAAGAAGATATATTTGATATATTATCTGATGATATTGATGTTTTAGTACTTACAAATCCAAACAATCCAACAGGTTTTATGGTGGATGATTCGCTTTTATGTAGAATAATCGGACATTGTAGATCAAGGAATATATTTGTATTACTGGATGAATGTTTTTTAGAGTTCCTTGTGGACGGTGAAAAGAGCTCACAAATAAAAAATTTACTTGCTTTTAATAATATAGCAATGCTTAGATCCCTTACTAAGCTATATGCTTTTCCGGGACTGCGTTTTGGATATTTGATTACAAATAATTCACATATTATAAGAAAATTAGAAAAACTTACGCCATCATGGGATATAAATACTCTGGCACTTGTGGCTGCCAAATATTCACTTTCTCAAAATATGGTGAATGTGATTGATGGAATTCAAGAAGAAAAGAGTATTTTAGAGATAAATCTGAGGTCTATAGGAATAACAGTTTTTCCATCTTTGGCTAATTTTATACTTTGTAAATATAATAAAAATTTATCAGATGATTTGTTAAAGGAAGGAATTATAGTAAGAGATTGTTCAGACTTTATTGGACTTGATAATACATATTTTAGAGTTGGAGTCCGTACAAAAGCTGAAAACTTGATACTGTTTGAGGCAATCAAAAAGCTTGTAAAGGAGCAAAATATATGA
- a CDS encoding cobyric acid synthase — protein MTKVVMVQGTMSNSGKSFLVAGLCRMFKRMGYKVAPFKSQNMALNSFITEDGMEIGRAQVMQAEAAGIKPSVEMNPILLKPTSNTGSQVVLNGKVYANMNASEYYKNKKAFIPYILQAYNKLCDQYDIIVIEGAGSPAEINLNENDIVNMGLAKLVNAPVILVADIDRGGVFASIYGTVALMDNDAKSRIKGIVINKFRGDKNLLIPGFEMLAEHFNKINVDIPILGVIPMTQIDIDDEDSLSEKLDTSKVDFCTDKINISVIRFPHISNFTDFNPLGRRRDVILKYISSPKEMDNADLVILPGTKNTLYDLRWLKSMGFNYDNLSKKNIIGICGGFQMLGNNLIDKFEVEEGGSETGLSLLNFNTIFAKEKTTRQIRTKIINFPDFMDNFDIPPISGYEIHMGSTTNASELYFTQSDITDNCGFVNMNVLGTYIHGIFENDDFVDALISGLVKKSNKKVILEENINDFDVYKQLQYDKLADLVEESLDINKLFNILDTQNI, from the coding sequence ATGACAAAGGTTGTAATGGTACAAGGCACTATGTCAAACTCAGGAAAGAGTTTTTTAGTGGCCGGACTATGCAGAATGTTTAAAAGAATGGGCTATAAAGTGGCTCCTTTCAAATCTCAGAACATGGCTCTCAATTCTTTTATTACTGAAGATGGTATGGAAATTGGTAGAGCTCAAGTGATGCAGGCTGAAGCTGCCGGCATAAAACCATCTGTAGAGATGAATCCAATTCTTCTAAAACCTACATCAAATACCGGAAGTCAAGTTGTTTTAAATGGCAAAGTATATGCAAATATGAATGCCTCCGAGTACTACAAAAATAAGAAAGCATTTATTCCATATATACTTCAGGCATATAATAAGCTTTGTGATCAATATGATATCATAGTTATAGAGGGTGCAGGATCCCCTGCAGAAATAAACTTAAATGAAAATGATATTGTAAATATGGGCTTGGCAAAGCTTGTAAATGCACCTGTTATTTTAGTTGCCGATATAGACAGAGGTGGTGTATTTGCATCTATCTACGGTACGGTAGCATTGATGGATAATGATGCCAAAAGTAGAATCAAAGGTATTGTTATAAATAAGTTTAGAGGTGATAAGAATCTTCTAATACCGGGATTTGAGATGCTTGCAGAACATTTTAATAAAATAAATGTTGATATACCTATTTTAGGTGTAATTCCTATGACTCAAATAGATATAGATGATGAGGATAGTTTATCAGAGAAGCTTGATACATCTAAAGTTGATTTTTGTACAGATAAAATAAATATTTCAGTAATAAGATTTCCGCATATTTCGAATTTTACAGACTTCAATCCACTTGGTAGGAGAAGGGATGTAATTTTAAAATACATTTCATCTCCAAAAGAAATGGATAATGCTGATCTGGTTATATTGCCCGGTACAAAGAATACTCTATATGATCTTAGATGGCTTAAGAGCATGGGTTTTAACTATGATAATCTTTCTAAAAAGAATATTATCGGAATATGTGGCGGTTTTCAAATGCTTGGAAATAATCTGATTGATAAGTTTGAAGTAGAGGAGGGGGGATCTGAAACCGGACTTAGTCTTTTAAACTTCAATACTATATTTGCAAAAGAAAAAACCACAAGACAGATACGGACTAAAATAATAAATTTTCCTGATTTTATGGATAATTTTGATATTCCACCTATAAGCGGTTATGAAATACATATGGGCAGCACTACAAATGCTTCTGAGCTATATTTTACACAATCTGATATTACTGATAATTGCGGCTTTGTAAATATGAATGTACTTGGAACATATATACATGGTATATTTGAAAATGATGATTTTGTTGATGCTCTTATATCCGGTTTAGTAAAAAAGAGTAATAAAAAAGTCATATTGGAAGAAAATATAAATGACTTTGATGTATATAAACAATTACAATACGATAAGCTGGCAGACTTAGTGGAAGAGTCTTTGGATATAAATAAATTATTTAATATTTTAGATACCCAAAATATATAG
- a CDS encoding precorrin-8X methylmutase, translating to MLQIRPEDIERKSFEIITSQMDKGRLEFYTEDELLVVKRTIHTTADFDYQNNVIFQNNALDNLKDCIRSGAMIFTDTNMALSGINKRILTSKFGIEPLCLIAEERTIALAKKNSTTRASAAIDLAYQIHEEKLLSDGQKLPIIFAVGNAPTALIRIHELLDKYKPDFIIAAPVGFVNVIEAKNLIKQSNIPSIICDGNKGGSNVCAAIINAALLQLA from the coding sequence ATGTTACAGATAAGACCTGAAGACATAGAGAGAAAAAGTTTTGAAATCATTACATCACAGATGGATAAAGGCAGACTTGAATTTTATACAGAGGATGAACTTTTAGTTGTAAAAAGGACTATCCATACCACTGCCGATTTTGATTATCAGAATAATGTTATTTTTCAAAATAATGCATTAGATAATTTGAAAGATTGCATCAGATCAGGTGCTATGATTTTTACAGACACTAATATGGCATTAAGTGGAATAAATAAAAGAATATTAACATCTAAATTTGGTATAGAGCCACTTTGTCTAATTGCCGAAGAAAGAACAATTGCTTTGGCCAAGAAAAATTCTACTACCAGAGCCAGTGCAGCTATTGATTTGGCTTATCAGATACATGAAGAAAAACTATTAAGTGATGGACAAAAACTTCCAATAATATTTGCAGTGGGCAATGCACCAACAGCACTTATAAGAATTCACGAACTTTTGGATAAATATAAACCTGATTTTATTATTGCAGCTCCTGTTGGTTTTGTAAATGTAATAGAAGCTAAAAATCTTATAAAGCAAAGCAATATTCCTTCAATAATATGTGATGGAAATAAAGGTGGTAGCAATGTATGTGCAGCTATAATAAATGCTGCATTATTGCAGCTTGCTTAA
- a CDS encoding CAP domain-containing protein: MKKIMSLCAIGFALAGFASVEVSAQTSFVWATSSNAKMAEFRSESDIRSYLAAHPFDVTKADTWNIRPDYKNNIAGELSDASRQNALNTLNVMRYIAGLEEVSYDINTEKYAQASSTLMVGIGGITHHPERKSGVSDELYNLGSHGASHSNLATGYDTLSEAIIYGWMNDGSPNNIASVGHRRWALSPGLEKTSFGIAIAPDTIEYTSMYCIYTGTDLWNSFFGTPSGSGSSVDFLTWPAATMPVEYMYGPWSISLNSDYYIANKNDVNVTLTNLNTNKSYFFDKNDNSYTGEFFNVSYENIGTLNYNIVFDAKLKFNAGDKYKVRIEGLKDRSGNTYNPIEYTVDFFSLYGGKQFGRPGLEVKKDGSIVVHTSSKGKSGGGSGGSGGGSGKSGGSGGSGGGSAKARFTWGFLDTTNNSSTNGRWFELSSGGWGYYLNNEIVNNNWVKDNGHWFYINDNSKLVENSWLKVNNSWFYAKGGGYIAENEWLFSNNKWYYAQAGGYIAANQWLLLNGKWYCFDSNCALYVNTTTPDGYRVDQNGAWIQ; the protein is encoded by the coding sequence GTGAAAAAAATAATGTCCTTATGTGCAATTGGTTTTGCATTGGCCGGTTTTGCAAGTGTGGAGGTATCAGCACAAACATCTTTTGTTTGGGCTACTTCATCAAATGCTAAAATGGCTGAGTTTAGATCTGAATCCGATATTAGATCTTATCTGGCCGCACATCCATTTGATGTTACTAAGGCTGATACATGGAATATTAGACCTGATTATAAAAATAATATAGCAGGTGAGCTCTCAGATGCTTCAAGACAGAATGCATTAAATACTTTAAATGTTATGAGATATATTGCAGGACTGGAAGAAGTCAGCTATGACATTAATACTGAAAAGTATGCACAGGCTTCATCAACTCTAATGGTTGGAATTGGTGGTATTACACACCATCCTGAAAGAAAATCAGGGGTATCAGATGAATTATATAATTTAGGTTCACATGGAGCAAGTCATTCAAATCTTGCTACAGGGTATGACACTCTTTCAGAAGCTATAATATATGGCTGGATGAATGATGGTAGCCCCAATAATATTGCATCTGTAGGTCACAGAAGATGGGCATTATCCCCAGGACTTGAAAAGACATCATTTGGAATCGCCATTGCTCCGGATACAATAGAATATACCTCTATGTACTGTATATATACAGGAACTGATTTATGGAATTCATTCTTTGGTACACCAAGTGGTAGTGGGTCTAGCGTAGATTTCCTTACATGGCCTGCAGCTACAATGCCGGTAGAATATATGTATGGTCCATGGTCAATCAGCCTTAACAGTGATTATTATATTGCAAATAAAAATGATGTAAATGTCACATTAACAAATTTAAATACCAATAAGTCTTATTTCTTTGATAAGAATGATAATAGTTATACAGGTGAGTTCTTTAATGTAAGTTATGAAAATATTGGCACATTGAATTACAATATTGTTTTTGATGCAAAATTAAAATTCAATGCCGGAGATAAGTACAAAGTACGTATAGAAGGACTAAAAGACAGATCAGGAAATACATATAACCCTATTGAGTATACTGTTGATTTCTTTAGTCTGTATGGTGGTAAGCAATTCGGTAGACCTGGATTAGAGGTTAAAAAAGACGGTAGTATAGTTGTACATACATCATCAAAAGGTAAAAGTGGTGGTGGTTCAGGAGGTTCCGGTGGAGGTTCAGGCAAATCAGGTGGTTCCGGAGGTTCCGGTGGAGGCTCAGCAAAAGCTAGATTTACATGGGGATTTTTAGATACTACAAATAATAGTTCAACAAATGGTAGATGGTTTGAGTTAAGCAGCGGTGGCTGGGGCTATTATTTGAATAATGAGATAGTTAATAATAACTGGGTAAAGGATAATGGACACTGGTTTTATATAAATGATAATTCCAAGTTGGTTGAAAATAGCTGGCTAAAAGTAAATAATAGTTGGTTCTACGCTAAAGGAGGCGGTTATATAGCTGAGAATGAGTGGTTATTCTCAAATAATAAATGGTATTACGCACAGGCAGGAGGATATATTGCGGCAAATCAATGGCTTCTTCTAAATGGAAAGTGGTATTGTTTTGATTCCAATTGTGCATTATATGTAAATACAACAACACCTGACGGTTATAGGGTAGACCAAAACGGAGCTTGGATTCAATAA
- a CDS encoding DUF4250 domain-containing protein: MTLPKDPIILLSFINTKLRDYNSSLDDLCKENGLSMEIIKERLSVIDYHYDEVRNQFV; the protein is encoded by the coding sequence ATGACATTACCAAAGGATCCGATTATATTATTATCATTTATAAATACAAAGCTTAGAGATTATAATTCTTCATTAGATGATCTTTGTAAGGAAAATGGTTTGAGTATGGAAATAATAAAAGAAAGACTTTCAGTGATAGATTATCATTATGACGAAGTTAGAAATCAATTTGTATAA
- a CDS encoding YebC/PmpR family DNA-binding transcriptional regulator, with the protein MSGHSKFANIKHKKEKNDAAKGKIFTVIGREIAVAVKEGGPDPNNNSKLRDVIAKAKANNVPNDTIERGIKKAAGDVNSVNYEQNTYEGYGPNGVAIIVETLTDNKNRTAANVRAAFTKGGGNIGTPGCVSFMFDKRGQILIDKEECDMDADELMMTALDLGAEDFNDEEDSYEILTDPDNFSDVREGLEKLNIPMVNAEVTMIPQNWVTLSDEEDIKKMNRILDLLDAEDDVQNVYHSWDE; encoded by the coding sequence ATGTCAGGACATTCAAAATTTGCAAATATTAAACATAAAAAAGAGAAAAATGATGCTGCAAAGGGAAAAATCTTTACTGTAATAGGTAGAGAGATAGCAGTTGCCGTAAAAGAGGGTGGACCGGACCCAAACAATAATTCAAAACTTAGAGATGTTATTGCAAAGGCAAAAGCTAATAATGTACCAAATGATACAATTGAAAGAGGTATCAAAAAGGCAGCCGGAGATGTAAATTCTGTAAATTATGAGCAGAATACATATGAGGGTTATGGACCAAACGGAGTTGCAATTATTGTCGAAACTTTAACAGACAATAAGAACAGAACTGCAGCAAATGTTAGAGCTGCTTTTACTAAGGGTGGTGGAAATATCGGAACTCCTGGATGTGTATCATTCATGTTTGATAAAAGAGGTCAAATCCTTATAGATAAGGAAGAATGTGATATGGATGCTGATGAACTAATGATGACTGCACTTGATCTTGGTGCTGAAGATTTCAATGATGAAGAAGACAGTTATGAGATACTTACAGATCCGGATAACTTCTCAGATGTTAGAGAAGGACTTGAAAAGCTGAATATACCTATGGTAAATGCTGAGGTTACAATGATTCCACAGAACTGGGTAACACTTTCTGATGAAGAAGATATCAAGAAGATGAATCGTATTTTGGATCTTTTAGATGCCGAAGATGATGTACAGAATGTATATCATAGCTGGGATGAATAA
- a CDS encoding hemolysin family protein gives MDDAHSALLIIIFIVVLFINFSIHSFNSAINELNSSDIGEDKSGERLKYYLENSDRVLYCMYIINVLSGIFIGWFFVRSFTYGIRDLLSNLLPETISIAISIFIVLLLFCIFFVIFGISIPNKLAKKSAKESACIFMNISSALIFLLIPIIYIVDCISYIILKIFGVDIKAQPDTVSEEDIMSMVNEGHEQGIFEGSEAEMITNIFELNDKQARDVMTHRKNVVFINGEDSLQTAIDFMLSSGKNSRYPVYDENIDNIMGILNMKDALICENTTNYQNTAIKDIPNILRPITFVPENKGLDTLFKEMQSQKNHMVVVVDEYGQTSGIVTMEDILEEIVGNIMDEYDEDEELVKELSNGSFIMKGMTPLSDIEDILDIKFDEEELENFDTINGLMISELDRIPEDNEKFDIIMHGYEFKALYVSNKMINTIKVTKLKEDELTAN, from the coding sequence ATGGACGATGCTCATTCGGCATTATTAATTATTATTTTTATAGTTGTATTATTTATTAATTTTTCGATTCACTCTTTCAATTCGGCTATCAATGAGCTGAACAGTTCAGATATTGGCGAGGACAAGAGTGGTGAAAGGCTAAAATATTATTTAGAAAACTCTGATAGAGTGCTGTATTGTATGTATATAATAAATGTCTTATCGGGAATTTTTATAGGATGGTTCTTTGTAAGATCTTTTACCTACGGTATAAGGGATTTATTATCAAACTTACTACCGGAGACAATATCAATAGCTATTTCTATTTTTATTGTTCTATTGTTGTTTTGTATTTTCTTTGTTATTTTTGGAATATCTATACCAAACAAGTTAGCAAAAAAGTCGGCAAAAGAGAGTGCCTGTATTTTTATGAATATTTCAAGTGCATTGATTTTTTTGCTGATACCAATTATTTATATTGTAGATTGTATTTCATATATTATACTTAAGATTTTTGGAGTAGATATAAAAGCTCAACCCGATACTGTAAGTGAAGAAGATATAATGAGTATGGTAAATGAAGGACATGAACAGGGGATTTTTGAGGGTTCGGAAGCTGAGATGATTACCAATATCTTTGAACTTAATGATAAGCAGGCTAGAGATGTAATGACTCATAGAAAAAATGTTGTATTTATAAATGGAGAGGATAGCTTACAAACTGCCATTGACTTTATGCTGTCATCAGGTAAAAACTCCAGATATCCTGTTTATGATGAGAATATTGATAATATTATGGGTATTCTAAATATGAAGGATGCCCTGATATGTGAAAATACAACAAATTATCAAAATACTGCAATTAAGGACATTCCAAATATTCTTAGGCCAATTACATTTGTTCCTGAGAATAAAGGTCTTGATACATTATTCAAAGAAATGCAATCTCAGAAAAATCATATGGTAGTAGTAGTGGATGAATATGGTCAAACATCAGGTATTGTTACCATGGAAGATATACTTGAAGAGATTGTCGGAAATATAATGGATGAATATGACGAAGACGAAGAGCTTGTAAAAGAGCTTTCAAATGGTTCATTTATAATGAAAGGGATGACTCCATTATCAGATATAGAGGATATACTTGATATAAAATTTGATGAAGAGGAGTTGGAAAATTTTGATACCATAAATGGTCTTATGATATCCGAACTTGATAGAATACCTGAGGATAATGAGAAATTTGATATTATAATGCATGGATATGAATTTAAGGCATTGTATGTATCGAATAAAATGATCAATACCATTAAGGTAACAAAATTAAAAGAGGATGAATTGACAGCAAATTAA